A portion of the Lolium rigidum isolate FL_2022 chromosome 1, APGP_CSIRO_Lrig_0.1, whole genome shotgun sequence genome contains these proteins:
- the LOC124702597 gene encoding synaptotagmin-3-like, with product MMPDVPLWVKCPDYERVDWMNKFIFDMWPFLDKAICKIIRNVAKLICDQYVGKYGIESIEFGNLTLGTLPPTLQGIKVYEMREKELVIEPVIRWASIANVTVNVKVHSFELSAQLLDLHTILTPRVTLKPLVPSFPCFSNLCVSLVEKPHVDFGFKLLGGDVMAIPGLYRFVQDQIAKQITILYHWPKVIEIPILDGASGATKKPVGILQVKVIRAMNLPKMDLLGKSDPYVKLRLSGERLPSKKTSVKMSNLNPEWNEHFRLVVKDPETQVLELQMFDWEKLKMHDKMGVQVIPLRSLTPYESKLFTLDLLKSMNPNDQQNKKNRGKLVVELTFDPFRDDNSMSAVNSDGEGNISIKRDVPPGGGVLLVSVENAEDVEGKRHTNPYAVVLFRGEKKETKVIRKARDPRWSEEFQFVVDEAPVDEKIHIQVRSRRRGLLPFHNKESLGHVNINLVDVVNNGRINEKYHLINSRNGKLHVEIKWNTV from the exons ATGATGCCAGACGTTCCATTATGGGTCAAGTGTCCAGACTATGAAAGG GTTGACTGGATGAACAAGTTTATTTTTGATATGTGGCCTTTCCTGGACAAG GCAATATGCAAAATAATAAGAAATGTAGCAAAGCTAATATGTGATCAATATGTTGGAAAATATGGTATAGAATCTATTGAATTTGGAAACTTAACACTTGGCACTCTTCCACCTACACTTCAAG GAATTAAAGTTTATGAAATGCGAGAAAAAGAGCTGGTAATTGAACCTGTGATTCGGTGGGCTAGCATAGCAAATGTCACAGTAAATGTGAAGGTGCATTCATTTGAATTGTCTGCCCAG CTTTTAGATTTGCATACAATCCTGACACCACGTGTGACTCTGAAGCCACTTGTGCCAAGCTTTCCCTGCTTTTCGAACTTGTGTGTTTCACTGGTGGAGAAG CCGCATGTTGACTTTGGGTTCAAACTGCTGGGTGGAGATGTCATGGCGATTCCTGGCTTGTATCGGTTTGTGCAG GATCAAATAGCAAAGCAAATTACAATTCTCTATCATTGGCCTAAGGTCATAGAAATTCCTATTTTAGATGGAGCAAG TGGTGCTACAAAGAAACCAGTTGGGATATTACAGGTGAAGGTAATTCGTGCCATGAATCTCCCCAAGATGGACTTGCTTGGAAAATCTGATCCTTATGTCAAACTCCGGCTGAGTGGAGAGAGACTGCCCTCAAAGAAAACCTCTGTTAAGATGAGCAACCTGAATCCTGAATGGAACGAACATTTCAGGCTCGTTGTCAAGGATCCCGAAACGCAAGTCCTTGAGCTCCAGATGTTTGATTGGGAAAAG CTCAAGATGCATGATAAAATGGGCGTGCAAGTAATTCCCCTCCGCTCGCTTACTCCTTATGAGAGCAAGTTGTTCACACTAGACCTTCTCAAAAGCATGAATCCAAATGATCAGCAGAACAAGAAGAATAGAGGCAAGCTAGTCGTGGAATTGACATTTGATCCTTTTAGAGATGACAACAGCATGAGTGCTGTGAACTCAGATGGTGAAGGCAATATCAGTATAAAAAGGGATGTTCCACCTGGTGGTGGGGTGCTGTTAGTTTCAGTAGAAAATGCAGAAGATGTTGAAGGGAAGCGTCACACTAATCCGTATGCCGTGGTTCTTTTTAGGGGAGAAAAGAAGGAAACTAAG GTGATCAGGAAGGCGAGGGATCCGAGATGGAGCGAGGAGTTCCAGTTCGTGGTGGATGAGGCTCCCGTGGACGAAAAGATTCACATCCAAGTCCGGAGTAGACGCCGGGGGCTCCTCCCCTTCCACAACAAG GAGTCGCTGGGGCACGTGAACATCAACCTGGTGGATGTGGTGAACAACGGGCGGATCAACGAGAAGTACCACCTCATCAACTCCAGGAACGGGAAGTTGCACGTCGAGATCAAGTGGAACACCGTGTGA